In the genome of Prosthecobacter algae, one region contains:
- the tsaE gene encoding tRNA (adenosine(37)-N6)-threonylcarbamoyltransferase complex ATPase subunit type 1 TsaE has product MMDPDVTLPTPEATLEWGAELARTLQPGSVIALCGHLGAGKTQATKGIVSGLSSRADVTSPTFTLVHEYLDGRVPIFHFDFYRMDTAQQVLTVGWDDFLDEPGVVIVEWADLFPELLPDHTRWFHFTSLPTGERRVKESDSATA; this is encoded by the coding sequence TTGAATGGGGGGCCGAGCTTGCTCGCACCCTGCAACCCGGCAGCGTCATCGCCCTGTGCGGTCATCTCGGCGCTGGCAAAACCCAGGCCACCAAGGGCATCGTCAGCGGCCTCAGTTCCCGGGCAGATGTCACCAGCCCCACCTTCACCCTAGTGCATGAATACTTAGATGGCCGCGTGCCCATTTTCCATTTCGACTTCTACCGCATGGATACCGCCCAGCAGGTGCTTACCGTCGGCTGGGATGACTTTTTGGATGAACCCGGCGTGGTCATCGTAGAGTGGGCAGACCTTTTCCCGGAACTCCTGCCGGACCACACCCGCTGGTTTCATTTCACCTCCTTGCCCACGGGCGAAAGACGGGTGAAGGAAAGCGACTCCGCCACCGCATGA